The proteins below come from a single Hemitrygon akajei chromosome 2, sHemAka1.3, whole genome shotgun sequence genomic window:
- the LOC140720995 gene encoding uncharacterized protein: MNEVIQLATLGRPFQLGMLYDCRSDTLIPGVTLWDLETLKQNLNSSDQPSTEFEVITSDTIEEKANALNMTGSLKASFLSGLVELKGSAKYLNDTKKSKQQARVALLYKTTTRFEQLTMNHLGKQNITYPSVFEDESATHVVTAVLYGAQAFFVFDQTYSSADNLPDIEYNMEKLIKCLPKFSLQGEMTKEQKHRVEKFSCRFYGDFSLKNNPTTFQDAINIYASLPSLLGSGGKHSVPIIVWLHPLKNLDSKAAQLVREINVQLVNQCQRVLEQLSDAVMRCNDMMNNGVAIQFPDISNRILQFQEMCLEYKMVFQRSLARAVPSIRGGRKEEVLLQDILKNMKHSPFNHQSLITWLDDKEQEMMVMKFYLRILEGIPIVKSVTDLNEELMNPAIDYVVCFTFTAVHQEDLYLLEAIKYLQTQTAHKIQTPVPADGACTTQQVEQWFHSQTVSRKMKKKAQLFLDFATTNRTSENVKFLIAAVQDDSNIGASIYLYEGGFLENSCYEPPSQPERPMVSGITDDSVTLQLHPPRCGAAEIVSYKVEYKGAQQEEWTTLDTPDKCCLFTIGGLEPHQEYQFQYRAVTKVGVSKASEYNSIITGPKCPLVFQDYSSTGTLPCVGHEVQVSAECAEPDCSATCDKLSSEIGIVENKIAPKLCNESHISAKGNPSIYKLELQEEVFYQSKKYAKFRLGNPSINCTMKTIMLLGATGSGKSTLINGMINYILGVEWRDNFRFKLISEETGKSQAESQTSYVTAYQIYHQVGFKIDHSLTIIDTPGFGDTRGIEQDQLITEQIREFFTSPGGFDQIDAVCFVAQSSLARLTQTQKYIFDSILSIFGKDIVENIQILVTFADGQRPTILEALKVSDVPCCKDENGIPKYFKFNNSAIFAQRPFSGKSANEESANGKCDVQEDNDNFEAMFWKMGASSMKKFFKALNTMKASSLCLTKEVLRERKQLEATVKGLKFQIQNRLTKSVELRKTKQILNQFEKTLEANKDFEYEVDNTVRRKKKTDSYNYNCKKCEFTCHSPCNSTNGLMAYMCTVMDWWGYCKVCPKRCDYTNHINEQYKFYDEIKKEKRTYNDIKEKYEKAYGEKMTVTKIKEKLEHELTEVQDEEQKLIEQISQSIRRLNEIALRPSPVSNMEYIELLIQSEKEEGKPGYKDRIEALRSRKEMAELVQKVVKKEES, encoded by the exons ATGAACGAGGTCATTCAATTGGCTACCCTGGGCCGTCCTTTTCAATTGGGAATGCTGTACGACTGCCGGTCAGACACTTTGATCCCAG GTGTCACCTTGTGGGACTTAGAGACACTTAAACAAAACCTTAACAGTAGTGATCAGCCCAGCACTGAATTTGAAGTCATCACTTCAGACACCATAGAAGAGAAAGCCAATGCACTCAACATGACAGGATCATTGAAAGCCAGTTTCCTGAGTGGATTAGTGGAACTGAAAGGTTCTGCAAAATATCTCAATGACAcaaagaaatccaagcaacaagcCCGAGTTGCCCTTCTGTACAAAACAACAACCAGGTTTGAACAACTGACAATGAATCACTTAGGGAAACAAAATATTACCTACCCAAGTGTCTTTGAAGATGAGTCTGCAACACATGTCGTTACAGCAGTGTTGTATGGAGCCCAAGCTTTCTTTGTGTTTGATCAAACATATTCTTCAGCAGATAACTTGCCAGACATTGAGTATAACATGGAGAAATTGATTAAATGTCTCCCCAAGTTTTCACTTCAGGGTGAAATGACAAAAGAACAAAAACATCGTGTTGAGAAATTTAGCTGCAGATTTTATGGGGATTTCTCATTGAAGAACAATCCCACTACATTCCAAGATGCCATCAATATTTATGCAAGCCTCCCAAGCTTACTGGGATCGGGTGGAAAGCATTCAGTACCTATTATTGTCTGGCTCCATCCTCTCAAGAATCTGGATTCAAAAGCTGCTCAACTGGTGAGAGAGATAAATGTGCAATTGGTCAATCAATGCCAGCGTGTCCtggaacagctcagtgatgccGTGATGAGATGCAATGATATGATGAATAACGGTGTCGCCATTCAATTCCCTGACATTAGCAACAGGATACTGCAATTCCAGGAGATGTGCCTTGAATACAAAATGGTTTTCCAGAGAAGTTTAGCAAGAGCTGTGCCATCTATCCGTGGAGGTAGGAAGGAAGAAGTGTTACTGCAGGATATACTGAAGAACATGAAACACTCTCCATTCAATCACCAGTCACTAATCACATGGTTGGATGACAAGGAACAGGAAATGATGGTGATGAAGTTTTACCTCAGGATATTGGAAGGTATTCCTATTGTTAAATCGGTGACTGatttgaatgaagagttaatgaATCCAGCAATAGACTATGTTGTCTGCTTCACATTTACAGCAGTGCATCAGGAGGATCTTTATCTGTTAGAGGCAATTAAGTACCTCCAAACTCAGACAGCACATAAAATACAGACACCTGTTCCTGCTGATGGAGCCTGTACAACACAACAGGTTGAGCAGTGGTTTCATTCACAGACTGTAAGCAGAAAGATGAAAAAAAAAGCTCAATTATTCCTTGATTTTGCCACAACAAACAGGACAAGTGAGAATGTAAAATTCCTTATTGCTGCTGTGCAGGATGACAGCAACATAGGAGCATCTATTTACCTGTATGAAGGAGGGTTTCTAGAGAACAGTTGCTATGAACCTCCATCACAGCCTGAGAGACCAATGGTTAGTGGAATAACAGATGACAGTGTGACCCTGCAGTTACACCCACCCAGGTGTGGTGCCGCTGAGATTGTGAGTTACAAGGTAGAATACAAGGGTGCTCAACAAGAGGAATGGACAACCCTGGATACACCAGATAAATGCTGCTTGTTTACAATAGGAGGGTTAGAACCACACCAGGAGTATCAATTTCAATACAGAGCAGTAACAAAGGTTGGGGTCAGCAAGGCTAGTGAGTATAACAGTATCATCACAGGTCCtaaatgccctctggtgttccagGATTATTCATCAACCGGAACATTACCTTGTGTTGGCCATGAAGTTCAAGTGTCTGCTGAGTGTGCAGAACCAGATTGTAGTGCAACATGTGATAAATTGTCCAGTGAAATAGGAATTGTAGAAAACAAAATTGCTCCAAAACTATGCAATGAATCTCATATAAGTGCCAAAGGAAACCCTTCCATTTACAAGCTGGAGCTACAGGAAGAGGTATTTTATCAGTCCAAAAAATATGCTAAATTCCGCCTGGGAAATCCCAGCATAAATTGCACAATGAAGACAATTATGCTTCTGGGTGCAACAGGTTCAGGAAAGTCAACCCTCATCAACGGGATGATCAACTACATTTTGGGTGTGGAATGGAGAGATAACTTTAGGTTCAAGTTAATATCGGAAGAGACAGGAAAATCCCAGGCTGAAAGTCAGACATCCTATGTCACTGCTTACCAaatataccatcaggttggatttAAAATCGATCACTCTCTGACCATCATTGATACACCTGGGTTCGGAGATACCAGAGGAATTGAACAAGACCAGTTGATCACTGAGCAAATCCGAGAGTTTTTCACTTCCCCAGGGGGTTTTGATCAGATTGATGCAGTGTGTTTTGTTGCTCAATCCTCTCTGGCTCGCCTGACTCAGACACAGAAATATATCTTTGATTCTATTCTCTCTATTTTTGGGAAAGATATTGTGGAGAACATTCAGATACTGGTGACCTTCGCAGATGGACAACGACCGACTATTCTGGAGGCTTTGAAGGTATCTGACGTACCGTGTTGCAAAGATGAAAATGGGATCCCAAAATATTTCAAGTTTAACAATTCTGCCATATTTGCTCAGCGACCGTTCTCAGGAAAATCTGCCAATGAGGAGAGCGCCAATGGCAAATGTGATGTGCAGGAAGATAATGATAACTTTGAGGCAATGTTCTGGAAGATGGGAGCTAGCAGTATGAAGAAATTCTTCAAGGCTCTGAACACAATGAAAGCAAGTAGTCTATGTTTAACCAAGGAAGTTTTAAGGGAACGTAAGCAGTTAGAGGCTACAGTGAAAGGACTGAAGTTTCAAATCCAAAACAGGTTGACCAAATCAGTGGAACTCAGGAAGACAAAACAAATTCTGAACCAATTCGAGAAAACACTGGAAGCAAACAAAGACTTTGAATATGAGGTAGACAATACAGTTCGAAGAAAGAAGAAAACAGATTCATATAATTACAACTGCAAGAAATGCGAGTTTACTTGCCACAGTCCCTGTAACTCTACAAATGGTTTAATGGCATATATGTGCACAGTAATGGACTGGTGGGGATACTGCAAAGTCTGTCCCAAAAGGTGTGACTACACGAATCACATTAATGAGCAATATAAATTCTATGATGAAATTAAAAAAGAGAAGAGGACGTACAATGATATAAAAGAGAAGTATGAGAAAGCTTATGGTGAGAAAATGACAGTGACAAAGATCAAGGAGAAACTTGAACATGAGTTAACTGAGGTACAGGATGAGGAGCAGAAGCTGATTGAACAAATATCTCAGAGCATTAGAAGACTTAATGAAATAGCCCTAAGACCAAGCCCAGTATCTAACATGGAATATATCGAACTTCTGATTCAGTCTGAGAAAGAAGAGGGAAAGCCTGGGTACAAGGATCGAATTGAGGCTCTGAGATCAAGAAAGGAAATGGCAGAGTTAGTACAAAAAGTTGTCAAAAAAGAAGAGTCATGA